GCACGAAATGCTCGGCAGCCAGTCGGCACAGCGCCTCGTGATTGTCTGAAACCTGCACCCGGAAACGGGTGCCTCTCTCTGCTGGGGCAGCGATGTTCACGCTGACTCCTCCTCCGTAGATTCAAGACCCTCCGAGCGCCCTCTCGCGCCTCGCACCACGCACAAGAGCACATAGCCCGCCGTGCCCGCCACGTAGAGCAGCGCCGACGTACCAGAGAGCACGTCTGGCTCTGGCCGAGCGAGATATCCATAGGCCGCCGAGGCAAGCGCCGGCCCTCCGACGGCGGCAAGCGCCTCTACCTGCCACCGCGTGTCCGGGGAGCGCGCCAGAACCAGGGCGAACATGACGGCCACGGTGGCGATGAGCACGTGGAAAGGCGGCAGCATCGCAAACTTGCCCGCCAATGTGGCGACAAGGGCCATCACCGCGACCAGGAGAAGGCACCCGTTGATCATGGCGCCGCGCGCACCACGCGACCGAGGGGAAGAGAAGATCACATGCATGGGTTGCTGCTCCGGATTCGTCGCCAAAGGCTCACTCCCCTATAGCGACGGGTCCGTCGCTGAGGCGAGGGTTGACGCCGCCTCCTGGAAGGCGGCGCGCAGCGGGGCCGCGTCCTCGACCAGTCCACCGACCTCGCCCGTGCTGCGGAGCGAGGTCAGGGCCTCGACCATGGCCCCGAGGCCGTCGATGAGCCGGCTGTTCGCCCTCGCGTCTGTCACGAACGATGGATCCATGTCTTCGAAGCGCTCGATCTCGGTGGAGAGATAGAGCTCGAGGTCGTCGACCTCCCGACCGAGGGAAGCGCTCCATCCCTGCGCGAGCGCCCGCTCGAGCAGGGCCTGGGCCATGTTCGCCACCTCAGAGGACAAAGCGGCTCAGGTCCTCGTTCTTGACGATGTCCTCGAGGCGTGAGCGGACGTAGGCGGCATCGACGTCGATACGAGGGGGCGCGCTGTCGGGGGCGTCAAACGAGACGTCTTCGAGCACCTTCTCGAGCATCGTGTGGAGGCGCCGCGCCCCGATGTTCTCGGTCTGATCGTTCACATGCTGGGCCAGGCGGGCAATCTCCTCGATGCCCTCTGGCGAGAAGGCGACATCGACCGCCTCGGTGCGCAGCAGCTCGGCGTACTGCTTGATGAGTGCGTTCTCCGGCTCGCGGAGGATGCGCACGAAGTCTTCCCGGCTGAGAGACTCGAGCTCCACGCGAATGGGGAAGCGCCCTTGCAGCTCCGGGATGAGATCGCTGGGCTTCGAGAGATGGAAGGCGCCGGCGGCGATGAACAAGATGTGGTTCGTGCGCACCGGACCGTGCTTCGTGACGATGGTCGAGCCTTCAACGATGGGAAGGATGTCGCGCTGCACGCCCTCGCGGGAGACGTCCGGCCCGCTCCCCTTCTCACGACCCGCGATCTTGTCGATCTCGTCGATGAAGATGATGCCGTGATGCTCGGCAAGCCGGACGGCCTCGCGCTTGGCCTCATCCATGTCGATGAGACGGGCGGCTTCCTCTGCCGCAAGCTGCTTGCGCGCGTCTGCAACGCTCAGGCGACGCTTCTTCTTGCGCTTGGGCAGCAGAGGGCCGAGGAGGTCCTGGAAGTTCACCCCCATCTCCTCCATGCCGGCCTGGGAGAAGACCTGAAGCTCGAGCGGCGTGGCTTCCTCGACCTCGAGCTCGACCATCTCCTCGTCCATCTCGCCGTTGACGATGCGCGTGCGCAGCTGCGCGCGCTCATACTTGAGATGCTCGTCGCTGATGATGGGCTCCGCGGGCGCCGCCGCGGGTTGCGAGGCCCCCGCAAAGCCTCCGAAGATGCTGGCCAGGGGAGGAGGCGGGCTGCTCGCGCCGAGGGGCCGGTCGCAGCAGCGAGACCAGCCTGTCGAGCGCGATGTCGTGGGCCTTCTCTTCCACTTCCTTCATCTTGCGCGCCGAGACCATGCGAATGGCGATCTCGATGAGGTCGCGCACCATCGACTCCACGTCGCGTCCCACGTAGCCCACCTCGGTGTACTTCGTGGCCTCGACCTTGAGAAAGGGGGCGTCGGCCAAGGTGGCCAGCCGACGGGCGATCTCGGTCTTGCCCACCCCCGTGGGACCGATCATCAGGATGTTCTTGGGAATGACCTCGTCCTTGAGCTCGGCGGGCAGGCGCTCGCGTCGATAGCGATTGCGCAGGGCCACAGCCACGGCGCGCTTGGCCTTGTTCTGGCCGACGATGAAGCGATCGAGCTCAGCGACGATCTGGCGCGGGGTCAGCTCAAAGTTGCCGGACATGTTCTGCATCTACTTCCCTTTCTTGTCGGAGGCGGTTGAAGGCGAATGCATGACGAGGCGCACGAGCTCGCTCTTCTTCAGCTTGCGAACCTGACCCGATGACATCTCGAACTCGAGATCGCCGGGGAACGAGACCGACCCGTACGACCGGCGTCCATCGGCCGTTGTGACCGCGTCTCTCACGCCATCGGCCTGCATCGTCACGTCGACGATCTTGTCAAACGAGATGCGGGTCTTGCTCAAGAGCGGCTCGATGGTGGTGACCTCGAGCTCTTTCGAGCGCACCCGACCGCTCAGCACCTGCTTGTCGATGAGGGTGACCTGGTCGAACGCGCTCGACACTGCCTGCGGAGCGGCTGGCGCCGATGCGGCCTTTCTGCGGGGCTTGCGCCCGCTCTTGCCGCTTGTGGTCATGTCTGGAACGCCGAACCCCGTCGACCACTCGAGCAGGTTGTACTGGAACCGCCCCCCCGTGTAGAGCTCTTCCCACACCAGGGGCTTGAACACGATGAACCCTTCACCGTGCGCCTTCATTCCCGCGGCGAGGCGATCGGAGAGGGGAGAGCCCGACGTCGGATCGTAGCGCAGCAGGGGAATGACGTCAGACGCACGCCGAATCGCCGAGAAGACGGGCATCGTCTTTCCGTCGGGAGTCTGCTCTTCCCCCACCTTCAACGTGAACAGCTGAACGTAGTCGACGCCGCCGAGCACCGGATGGCCTCCACCAGGGTTGGCCACGCCGAACATGTTCGCGCCATCGACCTTGCCCTGCTCTCCGTAGGCACCGCGCGCGAGCTTGAATCCCTGGGGGGGGATGCTGCCGCCACCGATGGGCGCGCTCTCAAACCCCCCGAGCATCGCGCCAAGCCGCGAGTCCTGGAACCACAGAATGCCGCCGTCTGCCACCCACTGCATCACGCGGCGAACGTCGCTCTCGCGGGTTCGATCGAGGGGCTCCTGCCACACCGCCAGGCGATAGGCATCCGGCGAGGCGACCAGCTTGTCGACCTCAGCGGTGGGGTTCGCGCCCTTGATCACCAGGATCTGGTACTCCTGCCAGGTGTGGAGCTTCTGTCGGAACCACTCCGGCAGCTCGGTCTTCAGCTTGATGATGTCTGCCTGCGCAGGAAAGACCAGCGCGGCGAGCATCAAGACGACGATCATTGGAGCGAGCGTGCGGCGCACGAGACCGGCCTCTCTCTTCACCCAGGTCATCGGAGGGCCGCCGCGATCTCGGCGCGCTCCCCCATCAATCCCCACGTATACCCGCGGGTGAGGCGAACGTCGATGAGACGACCCACCAGGTCTTCGCCCCCGGGGAAGTTGACGACTCTCCCTTGACGGGTGCGGCCCGTCATGTGGGTGGGGTCTTTCTTGCTCGGTCCCTCGACCAGGACCTCCTGCACCTGTCCCTCCAGGGCCTGGTTGCGGCGGAGCGTGATGTCGTTCTGCTCGCGGATGAGGCGATAGAGGCGATCCATCCGGACCTCTTCCGGGAGATGGTCCTTGATCTTCATCGCGGGGGTTCCAGCCCGCTCTGAATAGGCGAACATGTAGGCGTGATCGAACTGCACCCGACGCACCAGATCGAGGGTGTTCTCGAACTGCGCCTCGGTCTCGCCTGCGAAGCCCACGATGATGTCGGTGGAGATGGCCACGCCCGGGATGCGCGCGCGGATCTCTTCGGCGAGCTCGATGAAGCGGTCTCGCGTGTAGGGCCTGTTCATGCGCCGCAGCACCGCGTCATCGCCCGCCTGGAGCGGCAGATGCACATGCTCGCACACCATGGGGATCTGGGCCATGGCATCGAGCACCCGCGTCGAGAAGTTGCGCGGATGGGGAGACGTGAAGCGGAGTCGCTTCACCTTCTCGATGTCGGCGAGGGCCAGCAGCAGGTCGGCAAAATCGACCCGTGGGTCGAGGTCGTCACCGTAGGCGTTCACGTTCTGACCCAGCAGCGTGACCTCGAGAAACCCCTGATCAGCGAGCTTCTTCACCTCGTGGCGCACGGACGCCACGGGACGGCTGCGCATGCGCCCCCGCACGAAGGGCACGATGCAGAACGTGCAGTACTCGTCGCACCCGACGCTGATGGGGACCCAGGCCTGGAAGGTCGACGAACGCCTTGCCTCGAGGTCGAGGTCGGCAACGCCCTGCTCCACGTGGACCCTCGGCTTTCGGGTCTCGGCGATATCGAGGAGCTGGGCGCGAAGATCACGGAGGTTGTGCGTGCCCAGAACCAGATCGACCTGGGGGAAGCGCTCGCGCAGCTGCTCTCCGTCTTTCTGGGCCAGACAGCCGGCGACGACGATGGTGAGATCCTTGTTCTGCTGCTTCAGCGGCTTGAACTCGCCCAGTCGGCCGTAGACCTTGTTGTCGGCATTCTCTCGCACGCAGCAGGTGTTGAAGATGATGACGTCGGCGTCGCTGGCCGTCTCGACGGGGTAGCAGCTCAACCCCTCCATGGTGGCCGAGATGACCTCGGAGTCGTAGACATTCATCTGACATCCGTATGTGGCGAGGAAGTACTTTCCACCCTGCACGGCGGTATCGCTCCTTCAATCGATGGTGGCCCGGACGCGCTGCCCACGCGCTGCCCACGCGCTGCCCCCACACGAGGAGAGCGGCGAAGCGGGGGGGAGAGCAGCCGCGCGCCGCTTCCCGTGAACGCTTCACCCGCGTTCGTGAAGCAGCCTAGTTTAACCCCTTTGTCCGGATGTAATCAAGGGCCTTCTGCATCTGCACGTCTTTTTCGCCTCGGCCCGCGTTGCGCGCGTCCATCTCGACCTTGATGTCGGGATCGACGCCGACCTTGTTGATCTTGTGCCCCTTGGGCGTGAAGAAGTGGGCGATGGTGAGCTTGAGGGCCGCCCCGCTGGGCAGCGGATACAGCTGCTGCACCGACCCCTTGCCAAAGGTCTTCACCCCGATCAGCGTCGCGATGCCGTAGTCCTTGAAGCAACCCGCGGTGATCTCGGAGGCGCTCGCGCTGAACTGGTTGACGAGCAGCAGAACGGGCAGCTTCAGGCGCGAGCGCGGCGACCCGTTGTACTCGCTGCGCTCGCCGTGCTTCTTTGTCACGTACGTGACGAGCCCGCCGTTCGGAACGAAATGGCTGCAGACGTCGACAGCCGCGTTGATGTAGCCCCCGCCGT
The genomic region above belongs to Pseudomonadota bacterium and contains:
- the miaB gene encoding tRNA (N6-isopentenyl adenosine(37)-C2)-methylthiotransferase MiaB, coding for MQGGKYFLATYGCQMNVYDSEVISATMEGLSCYPVETASDADVIIFNTCCVRENADNKVYGRLGEFKPLKQQNKDLTIVVAGCLAQKDGEQLRERFPQVDLVLGTHNLRDLRAQLLDIAETRKPRVHVEQGVADLDLEARRSSTFQAWVPISVGCDEYCTFCIVPFVRGRMRSRPVASVRHEVKKLADQGFLEVTLLGQNVNAYGDDLDPRVDFADLLLALADIEKVKRLRFTSPHPRNFSTRVLDAMAQIPMVCEHVHLPLQAGDDAVLRRMNRPYTRDRFIELAEEIRARIPGVAISTDIIVGFAGETEAQFENTLDLVRRVQFDHAYMFAYSERAGTPAMKIKDHLPEEVRMDRLYRLIREQNDITLRRNQALEGQVQEVLVEGPSKKDPTHMTGRTRQGRVVNFPGGEDLVGRLIDVRLTRGYTWGLMGERAEIAAALR